The following proteins are co-located in the Mesorhizobium sp. M1E.F.Ca.ET.045.02.1.1 genome:
- a CDS encoding GntR family transcriptional regulator — translation MAKLDFSPIADTTRRAEIVALLRRAILTGQLEPGQKLNELRISEQMRVSRAPLREAMRELVQEGILTSIPYAGTFVIDVAAKDIIDVYSLNKVLDEFAIELAWPLRDQRFFDELDRRHETVKAATRALDTTRQIETALQLHGLIYEWADNSVLLETWQRLTSRLQMYFALHQRARNEPVPAEDVHETYVALLKGSDMRAAQRHAREHIDLDFEELLAYARGLEKRGSKGA, via the coding sequence ATGGCGAAACTGGATTTCAGTCCGATCGCGGATACGACGCGCAGGGCGGAGATCGTCGCCCTGCTCAGGCGCGCCATCCTGACCGGCCAGTTGGAGCCTGGGCAAAAGCTCAACGAGCTCAGGATTTCCGAGCAGATGCGGGTGAGCCGCGCGCCGCTGCGCGAGGCGATGCGCGAGCTGGTGCAGGAAGGCATCCTGACCAGCATCCCCTATGCCGGAACTTTCGTCATCGACGTCGCCGCCAAGGACATCATCGACGTCTATTCGCTCAACAAGGTGCTCGACGAGTTCGCCATCGAGCTCGCCTGGCCGCTGCGCGACCAGCGCTTCTTCGACGAGCTCGACCGCCGCCATGAAACGGTCAAAGCGGCGACGCGCGCGCTCGACACCACGCGCCAGATCGAGACGGCGCTACAACTGCATGGGCTGATCTACGAATGGGCCGACAATTCGGTGCTGCTCGAGACCTGGCAGCGGCTGACCAGTCGCCTGCAAATGTATTTCGCCCTGCATCAGCGGGCCCGCAACGAGCCGGTGCCGGCAGAAGACGTGCACGAGACTTATGTGGCGCTGCTCAAGGGCTCGGACATGCGCGCCGCCCAGCGCCACGCGCGCGAGCATATCGACCTCGATTTCGAAGAGCTGCTTGCCTACGCGCGCGGCCTTGAAAAGCGTGGGTCGAAGGGCGCCTGA
- a CDS encoding mandelate racemase/muconate lactonizing enzyme family protein — protein MKIRRVRATPINYRLEAPYVWVFGELDGFSPTIVEVETEDGLVGLGEAPTPAAAAVIDDVLAPRLAGRDAFDIAGAEQVCLPFWTGVQSINDRIRIMAFGAIEMALWDLRGKAWKQPLYQLLGGAVRKDIPFTDYFSLRGDGSKVKGEKTPEAVADYCVELHERHGTTFFEGKFSTQDPKVSLKMVELIRDKLGDDAMIRIDSNQAYSLATARQLARPLEDLGVRNWEDPVATIEEMRELRRHTSIPFSTHNIDIARAMDLKVPDAFVGNPTAHGGIVRMLRFIGACEHSGIDYWCYSGDTGIGSACYLHLCSALGWIREPNQSLFRMQPMDVIEEGPFAPKNNTVPVPEGYGLGVTLSCDRLAACHRDFVENGPCNKYHDPAKPGTYRRLPLN, from the coding sequence ATGAAGATCAGGCGCGTCAGGGCAACGCCGATCAACTACAGGCTCGAAGCGCCCTACGTCTGGGTGTTCGGCGAGCTCGACGGCTTCTCGCCCACCATCGTCGAGGTCGAGACGGAGGACGGGCTTGTCGGTCTCGGCGAGGCACCGACGCCGGCGGCCGCTGCCGTCATCGACGATGTGCTGGCACCCAGGCTCGCCGGCCGTGACGCCTTCGACATCGCCGGCGCGGAGCAAGTCTGCCTGCCCTTCTGGACCGGCGTGCAGTCGATCAACGACCGCATCCGCATCATGGCCTTCGGCGCCATCGAAATGGCGCTGTGGGACCTGCGCGGCAAGGCCTGGAAGCAGCCGCTCTACCAGTTGCTCGGGGGCGCGGTGCGCAAGGATATCCCCTTCACCGATTATTTCTCGCTGCGCGGCGACGGGTCGAAGGTGAAGGGCGAGAAGACGCCGGAAGCGGTCGCAGATTACTGCGTCGAACTCCACGAGCGCCACGGCACGACCTTCTTCGAGGGCAAGTTCTCGACGCAGGATCCGAAAGTCTCGCTAAAGATGGTCGAGCTGATCCGCGACAAGCTCGGCGACGATGCGATGATCCGCATCGATTCCAACCAGGCCTATTCGCTCGCCACCGCCAGGCAGCTGGCGAGGCCGCTGGAAGACCTCGGCGTGCGCAACTGGGAGGATCCGGTCGCAACCATCGAGGAAATGCGCGAGCTGCGGCGCCACACGTCGATCCCGTTCTCGACCCACAATATCGACATCGCGCGCGCCATGGATCTCAAAGTGCCGGACGCGTTTGTCGGCAATCCGACAGCACATGGCGGCATCGTCCGCATGCTGCGCTTCATCGGCGCCTGCGAGCATTCCGGCATCGATTACTGGTGCTACAGCGGCGACACCGGCATCGGCAGCGCCTGCTACCTGCATCTTTGCTCAGCACTCGGCTGGATCAGAGAGCCCAACCAGTCGTTGTTCCGCATGCAGCCGATGGACGTGATCGAGGAAGGGCCGTTCGCGCCGAAGAACAACACCGTGCCGGTGCCGGAAGGCTATGGCCTCGGCGTAACGCTGTCTTGCGACAGGCTCGCTGCCTGCCATCGCGACTTCGTCGAGAACGGGCCCTGCAACAAGTATCACGACCCGGCGAAGCCCGGCACCTATCGCCGGCTGCCGCTGAACTGA
- a CDS encoding LysR substrate-binding domain-containing protein has translation MEKLPPLNAVRAFEVAARAGSFTLAATELGVSSAAVSQQIRNLEDWFGKQLFVRNGNRITLTDAGHAIYPQTARALGEIAAVGRRMLEGGLRTRLVVSVPFSLAELWLAPRLAVLLDGFPQMAIDVRVEDDPVDVVRQNIDLRISYGDYHYPALKMVRLVHDDVLPVASPEFWRRHGNEALDLSNAHESQFIHTNWGPNYASHPTWADWFAAAGGNRAPDPSHGRRVGLSSLAIGAAKLGLGIALGQRVMASADLQAGRLIALSPVSVRLGQPYCAFMLPAKAERADIADLVELLSKTAPSTWESRAPSDRD, from the coding sequence ATGGAAAAGCTTCCGCCACTCAACGCGGTCAGGGCGTTCGAGGTCGCCGCCCGCGCCGGCAGCTTCACGCTTGCCGCCACCGAGCTCGGTGTCTCGTCGGCCGCGGTCAGCCAGCAGATTCGCAATCTCGAAGACTGGTTCGGCAAGCAATTGTTCGTGCGCAACGGCAACCGCATCACGCTCACCGATGCCGGCCATGCCATCTATCCGCAGACGGCGCGGGCGCTGGGCGAGATAGCCGCTGTCGGCCGGCGCATGCTGGAAGGCGGCTTGCGGACGCGCCTCGTCGTCAGCGTGCCGTTCTCGCTGGCCGAACTGTGGCTGGCGCCGCGCCTGGCCGTGCTGCTCGACGGCTTCCCGCAGATGGCGATCGATGTCCGCGTCGAGGACGATCCCGTCGACGTCGTGCGCCAGAACATCGACCTGCGCATCAGCTACGGCGACTACCACTATCCGGCGCTGAAAATGGTCCGCCTCGTCCATGACGACGTGCTGCCGGTCGCGTCGCCGGAGTTCTGGCGGCGCCACGGCAACGAGGCCCTCGATCTGTCGAACGCGCATGAGAGCCAGTTCATCCACACCAACTGGGGCCCGAACTACGCCTCGCATCCCACCTGGGCAGACTGGTTCGCGGCAGCGGGCGGCAACCGCGCGCCCGATCCTTCGCACGGTCGCCGCGTCGGCCTCTCCAGCCTGGCGATCGGCGCGGCGAAGCTGGGACTGGGAATCGCCCTGGGACAAAGGGTGATGGCCAGCGCCGACCTGCAAGCTGGACGGCTGATCGCGCTCTCGCCGGTTTCAGTGCGCCTCGGCCAGCCCTATTGCGCCTTCATGCTGCCGGCCAAGGCCGAGCGCGCGGACATTGCGGACTTGGTGGAGCTTCTTAGCAAAACGGCGCCCTCGACGTGGGAGTCGAGGGCGCCGTCGGACCGGGACTGA
- a CDS encoding multidrug efflux RND transporter permease subunit, with the protein MVNFFIHRPIFASAIAIIMVLAGAIAYFLLPVSQFPDITPPQVVVSAHYPGASAQVVADTVTTPLEQQINGVQGMTYMSSTSSNDGSSTITITFDVGYPLSTAAVDVQNRVSQAASSLPAIVNQGGVTIKKQNPNFVLIVDLTSPDGSVDPVALSNLAYLQVVDPLKRLPGVGDVQIFGERRYSMRVWLDPDKLANLGITAVDVQNAIAEQNVQVAAGKIGQSPAPAGTAFEMQVNAVGRLSDPKEFGDIVVRADPANGSLVRLRDVARIELGALQYSSSAFFGKDPTVVLAVYQMPGSNALDLQQRVKDKMQELSARFPKGVHYAMHYDTTRFVSASMHDVLITLGEALVLVVAVVFIFLQSWRTTIIPTIAIPVSLIATLAIMYMLGFSLNMLSLLGMVLAIGLVVDDAIVVVENVERQLEAGLAPLAATRAAMAEVTGPIIATTAVLAAVFIPVAFIPGVSGRLYNQFALTVAISVGISAFNSLTLSPALSAAFLRHRGETQFVLFRWFNAGFDWLSHAYAHGVRILIKLRWAMLGLFAAGLVATYFVWQKLPSTFLPVEDQGYFFVVIQLPDGASLERTDAVAQKARDILQNTPGVDIVGSISGLNFLTSAAQSNSAVEFAILKPWDERGPEQNASKLVEQVRSKLLQMPEAFALSFDPPSIPGLGTTGGFEFQVEDLSGRGSAALNEVTQALIAEARKQPELNPQQLFSSFSTSTPQFNYDLDRSKAKLLGLSLPDVFNTLQIYLGSLYVNDFNLFGRTFRVTIQADKDARADATDISRLYVRNASGGMVPLSTLGRLVPIVGPETVPHYNNNASALINGGAAPGFSSGQAVAAMERAAANVLPRDFGYEWTGITYQELKAGSIASVVFGLAIVFVFLILAAQYESFAMPFMVLLAVPLALFGAFVVLLLRGMQIDVYSQIGFVMLIGLAAKNAILIVEFARRRREEGLTIVEAAMEAARLRLRPILMTAFAFILGVLPLMFATGAGAASRQSIGTTVFGGMVAATILSLVFVPVFYAVIEKLRERGGEQEPATGRQYAPHQQEIEPTAEPAPQPLAQAAE; encoded by the coding sequence ATGGTGAACTTCTTCATCCACCGTCCGATCTTCGCATCGGCGATCGCCATCATCATGGTGCTCGCCGGCGCTATCGCCTATTTCCTGCTGCCGGTCTCGCAGTTTCCCGACATCACGCCCCCGCAAGTGGTGGTGAGCGCCCATTATCCGGGCGCCAGCGCGCAGGTGGTGGCCGATACGGTCACCACGCCGCTCGAACAGCAGATCAATGGCGTGCAAGGCATGACCTACATGTCGTCGACGAGCTCGAATGACGGCTCCTCGACCATCACCATCACCTTCGATGTCGGCTATCCGCTGAGCACCGCGGCCGTCGACGTGCAGAACCGCGTCTCGCAAGCGGCATCCTCCCTGCCGGCCATCGTCAACCAGGGCGGCGTGACGATCAAGAAGCAGAACCCCAATTTCGTCTTGATCGTCGACCTCACCTCCCCGGACGGCTCCGTCGATCCGGTGGCGCTGAGCAACCTTGCCTATCTGCAGGTGGTCGACCCGCTGAAGCGGCTGCCCGGCGTCGGCGACGTGCAGATCTTCGGCGAGCGCCGCTATTCGATGCGCGTCTGGCTCGATCCGGACAAATTGGCCAATCTCGGCATCACCGCCGTCGACGTGCAGAATGCCATTGCCGAACAGAACGTGCAGGTGGCGGCCGGCAAGATCGGCCAGTCGCCGGCGCCTGCCGGCACCGCCTTCGAAATGCAGGTCAACGCGGTCGGTCGCCTCAGCGACCCGAAGGAATTCGGCGACATCGTCGTGCGCGCCGATCCGGCGAACGGCTCGCTTGTGCGGCTGCGCGACGTCGCCCGCATCGAGCTCGGCGCGCTGCAATATTCCTCATCCGCCTTCTTCGGCAAGGATCCGACCGTGGTGCTGGCCGTCTACCAGATGCCGGGCTCCAACGCGCTCGACCTGCAGCAGCGGGTCAAGGACAAGATGCAGGAGTTGTCGGCGCGCTTCCCGAAGGGCGTCCACTACGCCATGCATTACGACACGACGCGCTTCGTTTCGGCCTCGATGCATGACGTGCTGATCACGCTCGGCGAAGCTCTGGTGCTGGTCGTTGCCGTGGTGTTCATCTTCCTGCAGAGCTGGCGCACCACCATCATCCCGACCATCGCCATCCCCGTTTCGCTGATCGCGACGCTGGCCATCATGTACATGCTGGGCTTCTCGCTCAACATGCTCTCGCTGCTCGGCATGGTGCTGGCGATCGGCCTCGTCGTCGACGACGCCATCGTGGTCGTCGAGAATGTCGAGCGACAGCTCGAAGCCGGCCTCGCGCCGCTGGCCGCGACGCGCGCGGCGATGGCGGAAGTGACGGGACCGATCATCGCCACCACCGCTGTGTTGGCGGCGGTGTTCATTCCCGTCGCCTTCATCCCCGGCGTGTCGGGGCGGCTCTACAACCAGTTCGCGCTGACGGTGGCCATCTCGGTCGGCATCTCGGCCTTCAACTCGCTGACGCTCAGCCCGGCGCTGAGCGCAGCGTTCCTGCGCCATCGCGGCGAGACGCAGTTCGTGCTGTTCCGCTGGTTCAACGCCGGCTTCGACTGGCTGTCGCATGCCTATGCCCATGGCGTGCGCATCCTGATCAAGCTGCGCTGGGCGATGCTCGGCCTGTTCGCGGCCGGCCTGGTCGCCACCTATTTCGTCTGGCAGAAACTGCCCTCGACCTTCCTTCCCGTGGAGGACCAGGGCTATTTCTTCGTCGTCATCCAGTTGCCGGACGGCGCCTCGCTGGAGCGCACCGATGCTGTGGCGCAGAAGGCGCGCGACATCCTGCAGAACACGCCCGGCGTCGACATAGTCGGCTCGATCAGCGGCCTCAACTTCCTGACCAGCGCCGCGCAGTCGAACTCGGCGGTCGAATTCGCGATCCTGAAGCCGTGGGACGAGCGCGGGCCTGAGCAGAACGCCTCGAAGCTGGTCGAGCAGGTGCGGAGCAAGCTCCTGCAGATGCCGGAAGCCTTCGCGCTGTCCTTCGATCCGCCCTCGATCCCGGGCCTCGGCACCACCGGCGGCTTCGAGTTCCAGGTGGAGGATCTTTCGGGCCGCGGCAGCGCCGCGCTCAACGAAGTGACGCAGGCGCTGATCGCCGAGGCGCGCAAGCAGCCGGAGCTCAACCCGCAGCAGCTGTTCTCGTCCTTCTCGACCTCGACGCCGCAGTTCAACTACGACCTCGACCGCAGCAAGGCGAAGCTTCTGGGCCTCAGCCTGCCGGACGTGTTCAACACGCTGCAGATCTATCTCGGCTCGCTCTACGTCAACGACTTCAACCTGTTCGGCCGCACCTTCCGTGTGACCATCCAGGCCGACAAGGACGCGCGCGCCGACGCGACCGACATCTCGCGCCTCTACGTGCGCAACGCGTCGGGCGGCATGGTGCCGCTGAGCACGCTGGGCAGACTGGTGCCGATCGTCGGCCCCGAGACCGTGCCCCATTACAACAACAATGCCTCGGCTCTCATCAATGGCGGCGCGGCTCCGGGCTTCTCGTCCGGGCAGGCGGTGGCGGCGATGGAGCGGGCGGCGGCGAATGTGTTGCCGCGGGACTTCGGCTATGAGTGGACGGGCATCACCTATCAGGAGCTCAAAGCCGGCTCGATCGCCTCTGTTGTCTTCGGGCTGGCGATCGTCTTCGTCTTCCTGATCCTGGCGGCGCAGTATGAGAGCTTCGCGATGCCCTTCATGGTGCTGCTCGCCGTGCCGCTTGCCCTGTTCGGGGCTTTCGTGGTGCTCCTGCTGCGCGGCATGCAGATCGACGTCTACTCGCAGATCGGCTTCGTCATGCTGATCGGCCTGGCGGCGAAGAACGCCATCCTGATCGTCGAGTTCGCCCGACGGCGGCGCGAGGAAGGCCTGACCATCGTCGAGGCGGCGATGGAAGCCGCACGGCTGAGGCTGCGGCCGATCCTGATGACGGCTTTCGCCTTCATCCTCGGCGTGCTGCCGCTGATGTTCGCGACGGGCGCGGGTGCCGCCAGCCGGCAGTCGATCGGCACCACCGTCTTCGGCGGCATGGTGGCGGCGACGATCCTGTCGCTGGTCTTCGTGCCGGTCTTCTACGCGGTCATCGAAAAGCTGCGCGAGCGCGGCGGCGAGCAGGAACCTGCCACGGGGCGCCAGTATGCCCCGCACCAACAAGAGATTGAACCGACCGCCGAGCCGGCGCCTCAGCCGCTCGCCCAAGCGGCTGAATAG
- a CDS encoding mandelate racemase/muconate lactonizing enzyme family protein: MKIKSIKAYHVVQPFVDGPYRMSKGRVADCFDAVIVAITSDTGVTGWGEMAPLGNFYSAAFPAGTRAGVPEIAPHLIGHDPRGLAGIGRLMDTVFKGHPYIKAALDMACWDLAACAADVPLVTMLGGRESETAELYRVVTHGTVDQMAALAKKIVAEGYHRLQVKVGGNVRDDIERVTAVAAAVPKGTVIFCDANAGWTPYQARQFADATRGIDYTFEQPCTTIEENMSVRRMLDKPMVLDESVTSLQEMLEIHRRGAADGLTLKISRLGGVTQTRQIRDVAVDLGFMITVEDTGGAEIDTAAMAHLSLSTPEERRLHAIAFHEWVTVRTASNKPPVTGSRMGIPDGPGLGIDVVPDLLGKPFFEIG, from the coding sequence GTGAAGATAAAGAGCATAAAAGCCTACCATGTCGTGCAGCCCTTCGTGGACGGGCCCTACCGCATGTCGAAGGGGCGGGTCGCCGACTGTTTCGACGCGGTGATCGTCGCCATCACTTCCGACACAGGTGTGACCGGCTGGGGCGAGATGGCGCCGCTCGGCAATTTCTACTCGGCCGCGTTTCCGGCGGGAACGCGTGCGGGCGTGCCGGAAATCGCGCCGCATCTCATCGGCCACGACCCGCGCGGGCTTGCCGGCATCGGCAGGCTGATGGACACGGTGTTCAAGGGCCATCCCTACATCAAGGCCGCGCTCGACATGGCGTGCTGGGATCTCGCCGCCTGTGCCGCCGACGTGCCGCTGGTGACGATGCTTGGCGGCCGCGAGAGCGAGACGGCGGAGCTCTACAGGGTCGTCACCCACGGCACGGTCGACCAGATGGCGGCACTTGCCAAGAAGATCGTCGCCGAAGGCTACCACCGGCTGCAGGTCAAGGTCGGCGGCAATGTGCGCGACGACATCGAGCGCGTCACCGCGGTGGCCGCGGCCGTGCCGAAGGGCACGGTGATCTTCTGCGACGCCAATGCCGGCTGGACGCCTTACCAGGCGCGCCAGTTCGCCGACGCAACACGCGGCATCGACTACACGTTCGAGCAGCCCTGCACGACGATCGAGGAGAACATGTCGGTGCGCCGCATGCTCGACAAGCCGATGGTGCTGGATGAGTCCGTTACCTCGCTGCAGGAGATGCTGGAAATCCATCGCCGCGGCGCGGCCGACGGGCTGACGCTGAAGATCTCGCGGCTGGGCGGCGTGACGCAGACCCGCCAGATCCGTGACGTTGCGGTCGATCTCGGCTTCATGATCACGGTCGAGGATACCGGCGGCGCCGAGATCGACACCGCCGCCATGGCGCATCTGTCGCTGTCGACGCCGGAGGAGCGCCGGCTGCATGCGATCGCCTTCCACGAATGGGTGACGGTGCGCACCGCCTCCAACAAGCCGCCCGTGACGGGCAGCCGCATGGGCATTCCCGATGGACCCGGCCTCGGCATCGATGTCGTGCCGGACCTGCTCGGCAAGCCTTTCTTCGAGATCGGCTGA
- a CDS encoding TetR/AcrR family transcriptional regulator — MTDGVVERSRPRDRILETAQDMFHKHGIKGVGVDAITEAAGTNKMTLYRHFESKDELVIECLRATAAKASRIWDEFEAEHPGDKLAQLHAWVRKASELLSVDSRGCDMANAAVELTETDHPARRVIKELKEAQREKLVALCRDAGIGQAELLADTLSLLLEGARVSMQSVGAEGPSAQFVRMAESLIASFRAR; from the coding sequence ATGACAGACGGCGTCGTGGAGCGTTCTCGCCCCCGGGATCGGATCCTGGAGACGGCGCAGGACATGTTCCACAAGCACGGCATCAAGGGCGTTGGCGTCGACGCCATCACCGAGGCTGCCGGCACCAACAAGATGACGCTCTATCGTCACTTCGAATCCAAGGACGAACTGGTCATCGAATGCCTGCGCGCCACGGCGGCGAAGGCCTCGAGGATATGGGACGAGTTCGAGGCCGAGCATCCGGGCGATAAGCTGGCCCAGTTGCACGCCTGGGTCCGCAAGGCTTCGGAACTGCTCAGCGTCGACAGCCGCGGCTGCGACATGGCCAATGCGGCGGTCGAGCTCACCGAGACCGATCACCCGGCAAGGCGCGTCATCAAGGAACTGAAGGAAGCCCAGCGCGAAAAGCTCGTTGCGCTTTGCCGTGATGCCGGGATTGGCCAGGCGGAGCTTCTCGCCGACACGCTGTCGCTGCTGCTTGAAGGCGCGCGCGTCTCGATGCAGAGCGTCGGCGCCGAAGGACCGAGCGCGCAGTTCGTGCGCATGGCCGAGAGCCTGATTGCGTCCTTCAGGGCGCGCTGA
- a CDS encoding LacI family DNA-binding transcriptional regulator has translation MKATVADIARSCGLSTATVDRVLNNRPGASAANRQRVMEAAKQLGYLPTLDQVVLPSKPAHLEFFLPIGSNAFMADLAHHIEDYAARLPLVASCRIHNLAGISPGALQGAVENLSLKANGVGVIAVDHPRTRNILRELVEAGIRLVTLVSDVPAAPRSAYVGIDNRVAGRTAALLMGRFLGGRTGHLAMVVGSRSYRGHEEREMGFRSVLSEEFSNLTISSAVEINDEPDASYRATVQALHNEPELLGIYCVGAGHSGVAKALLEAKPRKKPIFICHDLTKETRRYLVDDLADVVIDQNARLIAEQSVIRLLGSIASSAPYLTKKFIEPRLIFKENVPVQ, from the coding sequence ATGAAAGCCACCGTAGCCGACATCGCCCGGAGCTGCGGCCTGTCGACCGCGACGGTCGACAGGGTGCTCAACAACCGTCCGGGCGCGAGTGCTGCCAACCGGCAGCGGGTGATGGAGGCGGCCAAGCAGCTCGGCTATCTGCCGACGCTCGACCAGGTCGTGCTGCCGTCGAAGCCGGCGCATCTGGAATTCTTCCTGCCGATCGGCAGCAACGCCTTCATGGCCGATCTCGCCCATCACATCGAAGACTATGCCGCGCGCCTGCCGCTGGTCGCCTCCTGCCGCATCCACAATCTCGCGGGCATTTCGCCCGGCGCGCTGCAGGGCGCGGTCGAGAACCTCTCGCTCAAGGCCAACGGCGTCGGCGTCATCGCCGTAGACCATCCGCGCACGCGCAACATCCTGCGCGAGCTCGTCGAGGCGGGCATCCGGCTGGTTACCCTCGTCTCCGACGTGCCGGCTGCACCCCGCTCGGCCTATGTCGGCATCGACAATCGGGTCGCCGGGCGCACGGCGGCGCTCTTGATGGGGCGTTTTCTCGGCGGCAGGACCGGCCATCTGGCGATGGTGGTCGGCTCGCGCTCCTATCGCGGCCATGAAGAGCGCGAGATGGGCTTCCGCTCGGTGCTCAGCGAGGAGTTCTCCAATCTCACCATTTCAAGCGCGGTCGAGATCAATGACGAACCGGATGCCAGCTACCGCGCAACCGTGCAGGCGCTGCACAACGAGCCGGAACTGCTCGGCATCTATTGCGTCGGCGCGGGGCACTCTGGCGTGGCAAAGGCTCTGCTTGAGGCCAAACCGCGCAAGAAGCCGATCTTCATCTGCCATGACCTGACGAAGGAAACGCGCCGGTACCTCGTCGACGACCTCGCCGACGTCGTCATCGACCAGAATGCGCGGCTGATCGCCGAGCAGTCGGTGATCCGCCTGCTCGGCTCGATCGCCTCATCGGCGCCGTACCTGACGAAGAAATTCATCGAGCCGCGACTGATCTTCAAGGAAAACGTGCCGGTTCAATGA
- a CDS encoding 2OG-Fe(II) oxygenase, giving the protein MIEDILDLDRYPLDREGSPEWQRLVEESTAALNANGMFNLEGFLRPGVAERAVAEIRPVMDTRSHTHKRMHNIYFKPSIPELSPDHPALRKVETISHTVCADQIPGSIVLAIYEYEPLVRFLAVTMDKPQLHVMQDPLARANVMAYRAGEALNWHFDRSEFTTTLLLQAPERGGDLEYRTDLRSDDDPNYDGVARLLEGRDPEAKILRMKAGTLNVFRGKNTAHRVTTVEGERERMIAVFSYYERPGVMFTEEERIGFYGRAA; this is encoded by the coding sequence ATGATCGAAGACATTCTCGACCTCGACCGCTACCCGCTCGACCGCGAGGGCAGCCCAGAATGGCAGCGCCTTGTGGAGGAATCGACCGCGGCGCTCAACGCCAACGGCATGTTCAACCTGGAAGGCTTCCTGCGCCCGGGCGTTGCCGAGAGGGCCGTCGCGGAAATCCGGCCGGTGATGGATACGCGCTCGCATACGCACAAGCGCATGCACAACATCTACTTCAAGCCCTCGATCCCGGAGCTTTCGCCCGACCATCCGGCGCTGCGCAAGGTCGAGACGATCAGCCACACGGTCTGCGCCGACCAGATTCCCGGCAGCATTGTCCTCGCCATCTACGAATACGAGCCCCTGGTGCGTTTCCTGGCGGTGACGATGGACAAGCCGCAATTGCATGTCATGCAGGATCCGCTCGCCCGCGCCAATGTCATGGCCTATCGGGCCGGCGAGGCGTTGAACTGGCACTTCGACCGCTCGGAATTCACCACGACGCTGCTGCTCCAGGCTCCGGAGCGCGGCGGCGACCTCGAATACCGCACCGACCTGCGTTCGGACGACGATCCGAACTACGACGGCGTCGCCAGGCTGCTCGAAGGGCGCGATCCGGAAGCGAAGATCCTGCGCATGAAGGCCGGTACGCTGAATGTCTTCCGCGGCAAGAACACCGCGCATCGCGTCACCACGGTCGAAGGCGAGCGGGAGCGCATGATCGCGGTGTTTTCCTACTACGAGCGCCCCGGCGTCATGTTCACCGAGGAGGAGCGCATCGGCTTCTACGGCCGCGCGGCTTGA
- a CDS encoding efflux RND transporter periplasmic adaptor subunit, with product MRKWKIALGTAVALGAISVASVHLLDMGNLSLNGGTAGAAPAPAAFVMPVPVVNVVKKTLPIYLDYAARVESIRSITLQARVPGYLQEQTAADGSDVKQGDLLYRIAPEDYQAALDQAKAQVERDTATLDYARSNLGRGSELAKSGYLAKDSFDQRTSTLRGAEAALLLDKAAVRTAELNLGYAEIKAPFPGRIGRNQASVGTLVSVAGTVLNTLVQLDPIYVTFNPSETDLVEIEQAKAAGPIAVDVLLPGETEPSQKGELTFIDNTIDHSTGTITARATIGNAKFRLLPGQYVRVRLHVKEQPNTLMVPQVALGSSQLGKYLYVLGKGNTVDQKLVSLGPTDGDLISVTSGISESDQVITGNLQKIGPGMPVSPLPQPKPAS from the coding sequence ATGCGTAAATGGAAAATCGCTTTGGGAACGGCCGTCGCGCTGGGCGCGATCTCGGTGGCCAGCGTCCACCTGCTCGACATGGGCAATCTGAGCCTCAACGGCGGCACGGCGGGCGCAGCACCTGCACCGGCGGCCTTCGTCATGCCGGTGCCGGTGGTCAACGTCGTCAAGAAGACGCTGCCGATCTATCTCGACTACGCGGCGCGCGTCGAGTCGATCCGCAGCATCACCCTGCAGGCGCGCGTGCCGGGCTACCTGCAGGAGCAGACAGCGGCGGACGGCAGCGACGTCAAGCAGGGCGACCTGCTCTACAGGATCGCGCCGGAAGACTATCAGGCAGCCCTCGACCAGGCCAAGGCGCAGGTCGAGCGCGATACCGCGACGCTCGACTATGCGCGCTCGAACCTCGGCCGCGGCAGCGAGCTCGCCAAGAGCGGCTATCTTGCCAAGGATAGTTTCGACCAGCGCACCAGCACCTTGCGCGGGGCCGAAGCGGCATTGCTTCTCGACAAGGCGGCAGTGCGAACGGCTGAGCTCAATCTCGGCTATGCGGAAATCAAAGCCCCCTTCCCGGGCCGCATCGGCCGCAACCAGGCCTCGGTCGGCACGCTGGTGAGCGTCGCCGGCACCGTGCTCAACACGCTGGTGCAGCTCGACCCGATCTACGTCACCTTCAATCCGAGTGAGACCGACCTCGTTGAGATCGAGCAAGCCAAGGCGGCCGGTCCGATCGCGGTCGACGTGCTCTTGCCCGGCGAGACCGAGCCAAGCCAGAAGGGTGAGCTCACCTTCATCGACAACACGATCGACCATTCGACCGGCACGATCACGGCCCGCGCAACGATCGGCAACGCCAAGTTCAGGCTGCTGCCAGGCCAATATGTCCGCGTGCGGCTGCATGTGAAGGAACAGCCCAACACGCTGATGGTGCCGCAGGTGGCGCTGGGCTCCAGCCAGCTCGGCAAATACCTCTATGTCCTCGGCAAGGGCAATACCGTCGACCAGAAACTGGTCTCGCTCGGGCCGACCGACGGCGACCTGATCTCCGTGACCTCCGGCATCTCCGAGAGCGACCAGGTGATCACGGGCAATCTGCAGAAGATCGGACCCGGAATGCCGGTTTCTCCCTTGCCGCAACCGAAACCGGCCAGCTGA